The genomic interval GGCTCGATTAAGAGGGGCTGATCCAtatcattaaattcatctttcTGACTATGGCCAGAAACTTTAACTGACATTTTACCTGCAGACCCACTACTTTCAATTTCAGTCTTCGCTGACTCTGATGGAGCTTGAGTTCTCTTGCTGACCTCGGTCGATAGATTCTCGAAAGGCATGCCAGGCAATCTTGCTGATGTGCCTTCTAAATCGGTGGGTAGCACCTCTGGTGGAGGTTGAATATACGAAACATTTTCACTTTGCAAATCTTTTGGTGTAACCTGGTTGCTGGCTTGAGGTACAGAAGTAAGTGCTTGGTTTCCAATTGTTGGCACTTGGTTGTTGAGGGTTGAAGCATCTGATGATTGAGCACCTCCAACCTGTTTGCTCTTTGAGGCTACCAAATGAGCACCTTGTACAGCAACTGGAGATGGTTGGTTTGCAAGTGCTACCCCATTAGCAGGTTTGAGCACTAGAGGCACTACATTGCCCCTTGGGACTACCGACGAAGCCTGTTTGCCTTTCAAGGCCACAAGGCTAGCAGACTCAGGTGCTACTCCAGGCACCTGAAATGAATTATTTCCATTTCTTGGAGATTTGAAATTTTGCCTTTCTCTGTATCGAGGGTTGTAGCCATGGACCTGAGTATAAGTTTGTGCCGGGAGGGGAATCTCATTGCGCCTGATCATTCGAATGTCTGGGGCCACATCATTCTCAGCTGAAACAGGAATGAAATGTCCAGGCTTAAAGACAACACCCCTCAAAGTGGTGTCGGAGTTGCCAACCCGAACACTCAGTAAATATCCGGCGTCAAATCCTGCCTCAACGACACCAGAAACTTCCTGGCCCACCATGTCATCATTTGCATCACTAATTGAATCAACCTGACGGGGCTGATTTCCATTCACAACTTCACACACAGGAGGGACACGACCATTCACCCCACGGTTTGAACTCTGATCCTTCGCAACATGAGCTTTCTCCCCATTATCAAGCCTCGGATACTTCCGCGGACGACCCCTTTTGCGCTTCATGGGGACATCTGCCGAGCCATCAGGGTTGCTCCCTTGGTAGGCTTGGCTCATCTTAAGTATTACTTGCAAATtttatctcctttttttttttatgagtaaatttTATCTCCTTTCAGCGCAATCTTTCTGTAGTTTATCCTGCATCCAATGGCCACATGGTCATAATCTGATGCCATGCATTCTTTTCTCTAACAATCTCAGCAGCCTTAAAAATTTGTTACTACCATGAGCTCCAAactaaaatatactttaaacataCAGATAACTATATGTTTGTTCCAAGTAACCAGaatattaatatagaaaaatattgccaaacaacaaaaaacaGCCATTGATGTTTTCTTTGCTATTGTAAACTTAAACCCAGCTTCAAAAGGTTATTGAAAAAACCAGCCACACGATGTCCATTTATGACTAGACATTTTAGCTCACTCAAAGTCAGGTGTGGATGGATCAAtagaacttcttttttttttataagtaaaccaATAGAAAATCTTATAAAGCAAGAATTAAGCTCATAAGGAAAGCCCTTGATACCTTTTCCCGTGACATATAGGTTACAGAATTAAGTTTATCCTTATATTCGGGCAAAAACTCTTAGGGATCTAAATCCCACTAGTTCCAATGTTTACCTCACCAGGGATAGAATGAAAATCAGATATACAAGCAGCACACTTTTTTTCTTGGATAAGTTGCTAGTACAAGCAACACATGTGACCATAAAAGAAGAATGGCCATTTAGTAGCAATTACCAACAGGTTCTTCAAGTATTTTATTGTCTTTGACCCCCGAGGAGGGAATTGAATGGCAATGAAGACAACCAACTAACCAAAATTACACATTTTCTGGAACCATTGGTAGAAGTTGGAAAACGAAGCAGGCCCTAGGATTTTACATTTCAAAATGTCCGGAACCTCAAAAGGATTGTATACTATGGAATCATGGATGCGAGAATTGAGACTTGTGCACCTCTATTAAACAGTTAACATCAAGCTCTATACCAATGACATCCAGTAAGTAGATTTCTGATATTTTACTCAATGTTGCAAAGActatcaaaatcaataaaaagtagattttttgtcATTCGGCACAAATATAAGAGAatcaaaatcacatattaaGTAGACTAACAAACCATAACTCCCAGCTGCAGAAAAGGCAATTGGTATTTCATTTGCTTAAATGGTCAACGAATTCCTTTCTGGTGcatataaatcatttaaaacaatccattcaatagaataAAAAGATAAAGCCTTCTCGAAGTTGCGTCTCTTTTaccaaaaaatgttttgaaCAACTAAGAGATGCACACACTTGcatcatgaaaaaaattaaacatcaaTTCATCCCATTGTATGGCTATGTCATGGAAAAGGGCACATATATCCAAAATTTATTGTCAACCATGTAGGCATATAAAGGCAAGCTTTTTCGCAATATAAAACAATTTGAGCATCCAGGCATTAGCTCTACAACTATTATACCACCTGAGCTAAACTAAACTATAAACCATAGAGCAATTTGCTTGCAAACCCAATCTTCCAGTAGTTGTCAAGTAGAGCTGTAAATAGACGTACTTGCAGTgtaaaatcaaaaaatctacGAGTGAGTATCAATTATGCACACAATAACTGAGGACTTGAGATGGgtacaaaaagtatttaataaaaatatatttaaacttctatgcAAAAAAAGGGTGATATTACTCTCACAAACCCTGATACTCTTTTTGGTCGcaaaaacgtttttttttttttttttttttaattctatgcTTCCAAAAAACAAGGgtgatattaattattactcTCACAAACCCTGATACTCTTTTTGGTCGCTGAaacgtttttatttttatttttttaaaaaaatgaggacttaagaaaaaaaactcactCAAAAAAATACGCCAAGCTACACTATCTAAGCAAAAACCCAAAACCACTCCATGTTGAAAGCTCTTTCATATAGCTTGAGCGTTGAAAGTCTTCAAATAGACTGGAGCGTTAgattcttttctctttttttcttttacttctttCAAAGGGAAATGAATCGAAtggataaaagaaaagagaaagaatgaaAGTAATTCGCTGGATTTTGTCTCTGCAAATGGTTTTCTTTCTTCACTCTTTGCTCTAATTTATTTCATGGTATAAAAAatcatggtatcaaagccaacAAGAGAATTAGGGTGCTGAAACAATAACCCAAAACctgattggaaaataaaaaaatctaaatttaggGCTTGATGATGGAGAAAGAAAGCATGCAAGAGAAGATAAAGTGTGCTTTAGAGAGCAAAGATGAGGTAGGGATTGCGCGAGGCCGTACCTTTGGGATGTGTTCTGGGTGAAACCAAAaagataattgttttttttaactgaCTGTAAAGCTAAAGAAGAACAATTTGCAATCACTTCTCGGAAAACAGATTCAGGAACCCCAGATGTGTTTCGGGAGTCGACAGAAATACTGGACCGAacctgttcttttttttttttcgatttgttGTCTCAGGCGGAGAGCGCTATGTCGGTGACTGTGTTCAGTGTTGCTGCTCGTCTGGGTGGTTGGGGTGAGAGGTGGCGAATTCAAAGCAGTGAAGACTGATACCGTGTCGGACTGTTACGAGGAGTGGGAAACCTGGCAGTAAGAGGTTGCCACGTCGTTAGAACACATGATCCCGCCGAATTATAAATTTTGTgcgaaaattttaaaatatttgagttaaaatattttatataattttgtgagaagagaaaaaaaaaagttaaataaaattattattttttaatattattttattttagtatctataaaaattatattattttttatgttatatttaaaagtttgagaaagttataataattagataatgattaagcgaaaaagttaaatatttaaaattgaaaaatatttatatttaagcagtgtttgaaaaaaaaattataaaattttttatatgaaatgagacGAGATGTTTTACGTTTCTAAACCAGATGAGTTCATAATTTATGTTAACTCTaaaaatctcttttttaattttaaaaaatctatttattttaaattttcaacccatttataaatgaagtattagaaaagttatttatatataggaaCAACAACTATTTCgaatttatttacaattattttacagctcatttaaacaaaaaaattccgTATCCTTCTAGAGTGAAAAATCATTGTCAAAACCACTTTGTCTTGATTTTGTAATTCAGGTTTTTGTGAGTGGTAGTGGTACGGCTACTCAAAAATCATTGAAGAATATTCTTCCCAAGTGCAAGCTTAACAGCAGTTCATTCTTTTATCCTTCAGGATATGCAAATTTGTGATCAAGGCTGGTTTGGTTAAACAAAATAAGACTATTTTATCTCacgtaattattataatttttttaaactctcatacaaaatataataaataatttaaaattttcaaattctaaaataaaattatattaaaaaattatattataataatattttattcaactttcaacaaaacatctcatctcatcttatcttatctgcgtaaccaaacaaaaaaaccaatgtTGAAGAATAAACCTGTGCTTGATGAGCATAAAATGGTTTTTTCCTACTACTGGAAAATGATGGCAACCTGTTACCCAGAAATATTGATGGGAATGAACTATACAAGCACATATACTGATATACATACATGAGCAAAAGGATCTCTGTATTCACTTCGATGCACTGAAAATGATCATAGTCAATGTTACAAGGCTAAGAAAACCTAGTCAATAATTAATCTTGGACGAGCAAACTAAGCTTAATGCAAGAGAATTAGTGGTACAAAAGATGACACTCAAATCATGCTAATTGCAAACTTAACTCAATCATGCTTATCGTAGCAAGTTTGCATTGGGACTTCCTTCTAAGAATCGAATGATCAAAAGGATGATGCAACTCCACTATGAATTGGAACCATTTCTGGGATCTTCTACCACAAGAGGCCTCTGAGACTCGGGGAGATGTTTGATATACAAGTCATGAATCATCTTGATGTAGCCGTCGATCTTGTCCGCTGTCCAATCATTGGTACTTATCGGAGGAAGATACCTTACTGTCAGAGGTGCTGGTCGAACATTTAAGCTGCCCTTCTTCCATGCTAGATGGGTACCTGTCAAGACCATGGGAACTATTGGGAGGCCTGACTGCAATGCCAAATGAACAAAGCCCTGCAATGGAAAGTGATAGACCAAATATTTGCTTTAACATATAGCATAAGCAAGAAAGTGCAAGAAAAGTTACCACATCAATTACATATCTAATAATAACAAAGAAACTATACATTGAAATGGCCAACTGATCAttcattatcattttattatagttGCTAAAAAATATAGGGTTCCTGCCTTTATTTTCATGTATGTTTCCATCTGCAAGATTtgatacaatatttattatccATATAAAGGTCTTTATTAATCAAAGTAAAACAGATTTCACAATAAGAGTAATGTCATTCATCCGTTCGTTTATGTAATGCATTCCTTAATCTACTTCCAATTAGATGCACTGAAGTTTAGAACAATCACCAATTGAATTTCTGACCCACAAAATGGAAGGGCCCAGGAGGATGCAAACTTCATTTATTACTCAAGTATTCGCTTAATACTCGAGAAAAGACCTCATCAATTACAAAGCTAGGCACACTGGCTTGGATTCCCCCCAAGTGATGCCTGCCACTTTGGGCCATAGACAATACCACCATATATACCACAATGTGACTTATATCATGAAGAAAATACCAAGTCCCAACACGGGAAAGGTTATTGCCTTTTTAAATGGGAGTAGCCGCCCATTTTTGGACCTGGTGCCCTCGGGAAAAATTATCAAAGATAGGTTGTTTTCCACTACTGCACGGGCTGCCTGGGCATAAGAAGGATCACAAGTTAGAAACGCTATTAAAAGAATCTCGGA from Juglans regia cultivar Chandler chromosome 2, Walnut 2.0, whole genome shotgun sequence carries:
- the LOC108984031 gene encoding uncharacterized protein LOC108984031 isoform X1; the encoded protein is MSQAYQGSNPDGSADVPMKRKRGRPRKYPRLDNGEKAHVAKDQSSNRGVNGRVPPVCEVVNGNQPRQVDSISDANDDMVGQEVSGVVEAGFDAGYLLSVRVGNSDTTLRGVVFKPGHFIPVSAENDVAPDIRMIRRNEIPLPAQTYTQVHGYNPRYRERQNFKSPRNGNNSFQVPGVAPESASLVALKGKQASSVVPRGNVVPLVLKPANGVALANQPSPVAVQGAHLVASKSKQVGGAQSSDASTLNNQVPTIGNQALTSVPQASNQVTPKDLQSENVSYIQPPPEVLPTDLEGTSARLPGMPFENLSTEVSKRTQAPSESAKTEIESSGSAGKMSVKVSGHSQKDEFNDMDQPLLIEPLQAVQPNLQNQPDPSLKPIENNITGKMTELLQVLQETSMENQQPLKACGLKLEEPRSPETNHGDKDIDHTKK
- the LOC108984031 gene encoding uncharacterized protein LOC108984031 isoform X2, whose translation is MSQAYQGSNPDGSADVPMKRKRGRPRKYPRLDNGEKAHVAKDQSSNRGVNGRVPPVCEVVNGNQPRQVDSISDANDDMVGQEVSGVVEAGFDAGYLLSVRVGNSDTTLRGVVFKPGHFIPVSAENDVAPDIRMIRRNEIPLPAQTYTQVHGYNPRYRERQNFKSPRNGNNSFQVPGVAPESASLVALKGKQASSVVPRGNVVPLVLKPANGVALANQPSPVAVQGAHLVASKSKQVGGAQSSDASTLNNQVPTIGNQALTSVPQASNQVTPKDLQSENVSYIQPPPEVLPTDLEGTSARLPGMPFENLSTEVSKRTQAPSESAKTEIESSGSAGKMSVKVSGHSQKDEFNDMDQPLLIEPLQAVQPNLQNQPDPSLKPIENNITGKMTELLQETSMENQQPLKACGLKLEEPRSPETNHGDKDIDHTKK